A genomic window from Arvicola amphibius chromosome 5, mArvAmp1.2, whole genome shotgun sequence includes:
- the Nsfl1c gene encoding NSFL1 cofactor p47 isoform X2: MAAERQDALREFVAVTGAEEDRARFFLESAGWDLQIALASFYEDGGDEDIVTISQATPSSVSRGTAPSDNRVTSFRDLIHDQDEEEEEEEGQRFYAGGSERSGQQIVGPPRKKSPNELVDDLFKGAKEHGAVAVERVTKSPGETSKPRPFAGGGYRLGAAPEEESAYVAGERRRHSGQDVHVVLKLWKTGFSLDNGDLRSYQDPSNAQFLESIRRGEVPAELRRLAHGGQVNLDMEDHRDEDFVKPKGAFKAFTGEGQKLGSTAPQVLNTSSPAQQAENEAKASSSILINEAEPTTNIQIRLADGGRLVQKFNHSHRISDIRLFIVDARPAMAATSFVLMTTFPNKELADENQTLKEANLLNAVIVQRLT, translated from the exons ATGGCGGCGGAGCGGCAGGACGCGCTGAGAGAGTTCGTGGCGGTGACGGGCGCTGAGGAGGACCGGGCCCGTTTCTTCCTGGAGTCAGCCGGCTGGGACCTGCAG ATTGCACTAGCAAGCTTTTATGAGGATGGAGGGGATGAAGACATTGTGACCATTTCACAGGCAACCCCAAGTTCAGTGTCCAGAGGCACAGCTCCCAG TGATAATAGGGTGACATCCTTCAGAGACCTTATTCATGAccaagatgaggaagaggaggaagaggagggacagAG GTTTTATGCTGGGGGCTCAGAGAGAAGTGGACAGCAGATTGTTGGCCCTCCCCGGAAGAAAAGTCCCAACGAGCTGGTGGATGATCTATTTAAGGGTGCCAAAGAGCATGGGGCTGTAGCTGTGGAGCGAGTGACCAAGAGCCCTGGAGAGACCAGTAAACCAAGA CCATTTGCAGGAGGGGGCTACCGCCTTGGAGCAGCACCAGAGGAAGAGTCTGCATACGTGGCAGGAGAAAGGAGGCGACATTCGGGCCAAGAT GTTCATGTAGTGCTAAAGCTCTGGAAAACTGGATTCAGCCTTGACAATGGTGACCTCAGAAGTTACCAAGACCCATCCAATGCCCAGTTTCTAGAGTCTATCCGTAGAGG GGAGGTGCCTGCAGAGCTTCGGAGGTTAGCTCACGGTGGGCAGGTGAACTTGGATATGGAGGACCATCGGGACGAGGACTTTGTGAAGCCCAAGGGAGCTTTCAAAGCCTTCACTGGCGAGGGCCAGAAACTGGGCAG CACGGCCCCCCAGGTATTGAacaccagctctccagcccagcaaGCAGAAAATGAAGCCAAAGCCAGCTCATCCATCTTAATCAATGAGGCAGAACCTACCACGAACATCCAAATCCGGCTTGCAGATGGTGGGAGGCTGGTGCAGAAATTTAACCACAGCCACAG GATCAGCGACATCCGGCTCTTCATCGTGGATGCCCGGCCAGCCATGGCTGCCACCAGCTTTGTCCTTATGACTACCTTCCCTAACAAAGAGTTGGCTGATGAGAACCAGACCCTGAAGGAAGCCAACCTTCTCAATGCTGTCATCGTGCAGCGGTTAACATAA
- the Nsfl1c gene encoding NSFL1 cofactor p47 isoform X1 — protein MAAERQDALREFVAVTGAEEDRARFFLESAGWDLQIALASFYEDGGDEDIVTISQATPSSVSRGTAPSDNRVTSFRDLIHDQDEEEEEEEGQRSRFYAGGSERSGQQIVGPPRKKSPNELVDDLFKGAKEHGAVAVERVTKSPGETSKPRPFAGGGYRLGAAPEEESAYVAGERRRHSGQDVHVVLKLWKTGFSLDNGDLRSYQDPSNAQFLESIRRGEVPAELRRLAHGGQVNLDMEDHRDEDFVKPKGAFKAFTGEGQKLGSTAPQVLNTSSPAQQAENEAKASSSILINEAEPTTNIQIRLADGGRLVQKFNHSHRISDIRLFIVDARPAMAATSFVLMTTFPNKELADENQTLKEANLLNAVIVQRLT, from the exons ATGGCGGCGGAGCGGCAGGACGCGCTGAGAGAGTTCGTGGCGGTGACGGGCGCTGAGGAGGACCGGGCCCGTTTCTTCCTGGAGTCAGCCGGCTGGGACCTGCAG ATTGCACTAGCAAGCTTTTATGAGGATGGAGGGGATGAAGACATTGTGACCATTTCACAGGCAACCCCAAGTTCAGTGTCCAGAGGCACAGCTCCCAG TGATAATAGGGTGACATCCTTCAGAGACCTTATTCATGAccaagatgaggaagaggaggaagaggagggacagAG GAGCAG GTTTTATGCTGGGGGCTCAGAGAGAAGTGGACAGCAGATTGTTGGCCCTCCCCGGAAGAAAAGTCCCAACGAGCTGGTGGATGATCTATTTAAGGGTGCCAAAGAGCATGGGGCTGTAGCTGTGGAGCGAGTGACCAAGAGCCCTGGAGAGACCAGTAAACCAAGA CCATTTGCAGGAGGGGGCTACCGCCTTGGAGCAGCACCAGAGGAAGAGTCTGCATACGTGGCAGGAGAAAGGAGGCGACATTCGGGCCAAGAT GTTCATGTAGTGCTAAAGCTCTGGAAAACTGGATTCAGCCTTGACAATGGTGACCTCAGAAGTTACCAAGACCCATCCAATGCCCAGTTTCTAGAGTCTATCCGTAGAGG GGAGGTGCCTGCAGAGCTTCGGAGGTTAGCTCACGGTGGGCAGGTGAACTTGGATATGGAGGACCATCGGGACGAGGACTTTGTGAAGCCCAAGGGAGCTTTCAAAGCCTTCACTGGCGAGGGCCAGAAACTGGGCAG CACGGCCCCCCAGGTATTGAacaccagctctccagcccagcaaGCAGAAAATGAAGCCAAAGCCAGCTCATCCATCTTAATCAATGAGGCAGAACCTACCACGAACATCCAAATCCGGCTTGCAGATGGTGGGAGGCTGGTGCAGAAATTTAACCACAGCCACAG GATCAGCGACATCCGGCTCTTCATCGTGGATGCCCGGCCAGCCATGGCTGCCACCAGCTTTGTCCTTATGACTACCTTCCCTAACAAAGAGTTGGCTGATGAGAACCAGACCCTGAAGGAAGCCAACCTTCTCAATGCTGTCATCGTGCAGCGGTTAACATAA